One window from the genome of Streptomyces sp. WZ-12 encodes:
- the folP gene encoding dihydropteroate synthase, with protein MLRLGKREFGAHEPVIMAIVNRTPDSFYDQGATFHDEPALDRVAQAIDDGAAIIDIGGVKAGPGEEVDAEEEARRTVGFVAEVRSRHPDVVISVDTWRHEVAEAVCEAGADLLNDAWGGVDPRLAEVAARYDVGLVCTHAGGVEPRTRPHRVVYHDVMADVLRVTLGLAERARELGVRRDGILIDPGHDFGKNTRHSLEATRRLGEMVETGWPVLVSLSNKDFVGETLDKPVKERVLGTLATTAVSAWLGAQVYRVHEVAETRQVLDMVASIAGHREPAVARRGLA; from the coding sequence ATGCTGCGGCTGGGAAAACGCGAGTTCGGAGCGCATGAGCCGGTGATCATGGCGATCGTCAACCGGACGCCGGACTCCTTCTACGACCAGGGGGCGACCTTCCATGACGAGCCCGCGCTGGACCGCGTGGCGCAGGCGATCGACGACGGCGCCGCGATCATCGACATCGGCGGCGTCAAGGCCGGCCCCGGCGAGGAGGTCGACGCCGAGGAGGAGGCCCGCCGCACGGTCGGGTTCGTGGCCGAGGTGCGCAGCCGCCACCCCGACGTGGTGATCAGCGTCGACACCTGGCGGCACGAGGTCGCCGAGGCGGTGTGCGAGGCCGGCGCGGATCTGCTCAACGACGCCTGGGGCGGGGTCGATCCGCGACTGGCCGAGGTCGCCGCCCGGTACGACGTGGGCCTGGTGTGCACCCACGCGGGCGGCGTCGAGCCGCGCACCCGGCCGCACCGGGTGGTGTACCACGACGTGATGGCCGACGTGCTGCGGGTGACGCTCGGACTGGCCGAGCGGGCCCGGGAGTTGGGCGTGCGACGGGACGGGATCCTGATCGACCCGGGGCACGACTTCGGGAAGAACACCCGGCACAGCCTGGAGGCGACCCGGCGGCTCGGGGAGATGGTGGAGACGGGCTGGCCGGTGCTGGTGTCGCTGTCCAACAAGGACTTCGTCGGCGAGACGCTGGACAAGCCGGTCAAGGAACGGGTGTTGGGCACCCTGGCGACCACCGCGGTCTCCGCCTGGCTCGGCGCCCAGGTCTACCGCGTCCACGAAGTCGCCGAGACCCGGCAGGTGTTGGACATGGTGGCCTCGATCGCCGGTCACCGGGAACCGGCGGTGGCCCGGCGCGGGCTGGCCTGA
- a CDS encoding LOG family protein — translation MANPEGAPVPEEQRLGPVLRRHDQVQTGTTTDQRLLDSEGPSEWVHTDPWRVMRIQSEFVEGFGALAELGPAVSVFGSARTPRGTAEYEAGVRIGAALVAAGFSVITGGGPGAMEAANKGAFEAGGTSVGLGIELPFEQGMNRYVNLGVDFRYFFVRKTCFVKYARGFVVLPGGLGTLDELFEALTLVQTRKVTRFPIVLFGSEYWGGLVSWLRETLVAQGKASPHDLELFHLSDDVDEAIALVTKEVGI, via the coding sequence ATGGCCAACCCCGAGGGAGCCCCCGTCCCCGAGGAGCAGCGGCTGGGTCCCGTACTGCGCCGGCACGACCAGGTGCAGACCGGTACGACGACGGACCAGCGACTGCTGGACTCCGAAGGTCCTTCCGAGTGGGTGCACACCGATCCCTGGCGCGTGATGCGGATCCAGTCGGAGTTCGTCGAGGGCTTCGGCGCGCTGGCCGAGCTGGGGCCGGCGGTGAGCGTCTTCGGCTCGGCCCGCACGCCGCGCGGCACGGCCGAGTACGAGGCCGGGGTGCGGATCGGCGCCGCGCTCGTGGCGGCCGGCTTCTCGGTGATCACCGGCGGCGGCCCGGGGGCCATGGAGGCCGCCAACAAGGGCGCCTTCGAGGCCGGCGGCACCTCCGTCGGGCTCGGCATCGAGCTCCCCTTCGAGCAGGGCATGAACCGGTACGTGAACCTCGGCGTCGACTTCCGCTACTTCTTCGTCCGGAAGACCTGCTTCGTGAAGTACGCCCGCGGGTTCGTCGTGCTCCCCGGTGGACTGGGCACCCTCGACGAGCTCTTCGAGGCGCTGACCCTCGTCCAGACCCGCAAGGTCACCCGCTTCCCGATCGTGCTGTTCGGCTCGGAGTACTGGGGCGGGCTGGTCTCCTGGCTGCGCGAGACCCTGGTGGCCCAGGGCAAGGCGTCGCCGCACGACCTGGAGCTGTTCCACCTCAGCGACGACGTGGACGAGGCGATCGCCCTGGTCACCAAGGAGGTCGGGATCTAG
- the dapE gene encoding succinyl-diaminopimelate desuccinylase codes for MERSTHTGLDLSLDAAALTARLVDFPSVSGTEKDLADAVEDALRALPHLTVDRYGNNVVARTQLGRAERVVLAGHLDTVPIADNVPSHLDDQGVLWGCGTSDMKSGVAVQLRLAATVPAPNRDLTFVFYDNEEVAAHLNGLGKVAEAHPDWLAGDFAVLLEPTDGEVEGGCQGTLRVLLRTRGERAHSARAWMGANAVHAAAPILAKLAAYEPRRPVIDGLEYREGLNAVGIQGAVATNVIPDECTVTVNYRYAPDRSAEEAVAHVREVFADCPVDEFIVDDHSPGALPGLSHPAAEAFMTAVGGAARPKFGWTDVSRFSALGVPAVNYGPGNPLLAHKKDERVAVDHILHCEERLRAWLTGGPAA; via the coding sequence ATGGAGCGCTCTACTCACACCGGCCTTGACCTGTCGTTGGACGCCGCCGCGTTGACCGCCCGGCTCGTCGACTTCCCGTCCGTGAGCGGCACCGAGAAGGACCTCGCCGACGCCGTGGAAGACGCCCTGCGCGCCCTGCCGCACCTGACCGTCGACCGGTACGGCAACAACGTCGTCGCCCGCACACAGCTCGGCCGCGCGGAGCGGGTGGTGCTCGCCGGGCACCTCGACACCGTGCCGATCGCCGACAACGTCCCCTCCCACCTGGACGACCAGGGTGTCCTGTGGGGCTGCGGCACCTCCGACATGAAGTCCGGGGTCGCCGTCCAACTCCGGTTGGCCGCCACCGTCCCCGCGCCCAACCGGGACCTCACCTTCGTCTTCTACGACAACGAGGAGGTCGCCGCGCACCTCAACGGCCTGGGCAAGGTCGCCGAGGCCCATCCCGACTGGCTGGCCGGCGACTTCGCCGTCCTCCTGGAGCCCACCGACGGCGAGGTGGAGGGCGGCTGCCAGGGCACCCTGCGGGTGCTGCTGCGCACCCGGGGGGAGCGCGCCCACTCCGCGCGCGCCTGGATGGGCGCCAATGCGGTGCACGCCGCCGCCCCGATCCTGGCGAAGCTGGCCGCCTACGAGCCGCGCCGCCCGGTCATCGACGGCCTGGAATACCGGGAGGGCCTCAACGCCGTCGGCATCCAGGGCGCGGTGGCCACCAACGTCATCCCGGACGAGTGCACCGTCACCGTCAACTACCGCTACGCGCCCGACCGCAGCGCCGAGGAGGCGGTGGCCCACGTACGCGAGGTCTTCGCCGACTGCCCCGTGGACGAGTTCATCGTCGACGACCACTCCCCGGGGGCGCTGCCCGGGCTGTCGCACCCGGCGGCCGAGGCGTTCATGACCGCGGTCGGCGGCGCCGCGCGGCCCAAGTTCGGCTGGACCGACGTCTCCCGCTTCAGCGCCCTCGGCGTCCCGGCCGTCAACTACGGGCCCGGCAACCCGCTGCTGGCCCACAAGAAGGACGAGCGGGTCGCGGTCGACCACATCCTGCACTGCGAGGAGCGGCTGCGCGCCTGGCTGACCGGCGGCCCGGCGGCCTGA
- a CDS encoding heavy metal transporter translates to MSAQPVSPARRTRLWRTAAAFVVLLGVVAYLLVQYLTSGPGAPHCTVRVQGGGDPYELTPEQAANAATISAVAASRGLPERAVTIALATAMQESGLRNINFGDRDSVGLFQQRPSQDWGTVKQIMDPVYASGEFYRHLAKVPGYSRLPLTVAAQKVQRSGYPQAYAKHEANATLLTGALTGRSADALSCTVSHPVDSPGPDGAAKVREKLVREFGPEVLPRTVGAGGRSATSGRSVTVPVQPDGFRTAAEGDTVQRGWQLANWALAHATDLHIEQISYAGRTWTAADSGKGWQGPAAPDGAAESVRIVTAR, encoded by the coding sequence GTGTCCGCCCAGCCCGTTTCCCCCGCCCGTCGCACCCGTCTGTGGCGCACCGCCGCGGCCTTTGTCGTCCTCCTCGGGGTGGTCGCGTATCTCCTGGTGCAGTACCTCACCAGCGGCCCCGGGGCGCCGCACTGCACGGTGCGCGTCCAGGGTGGCGGGGATCCCTACGAGCTCACGCCCGAGCAGGCCGCGAACGCCGCGACGATCTCCGCGGTGGCGGCCTCGCGCGGGCTTCCCGAGCGGGCGGTGACGATCGCACTGGCGACCGCGATGCAGGAGTCCGGGCTGCGCAACATCAATTTCGGCGACCGGGATTCGGTGGGGCTTTTCCAGCAGCGGCCGTCCCAGGACTGGGGCACCGTGAAACAGATCATGGACCCGGTCTATGCGTCCGGGGAGTTCTACCGTCATCTGGCGAAGGTGCCGGGGTATTCCCGGCTGCCGCTGACCGTCGCCGCGCAGAAGGTGCAGCGCAGCGGTTATCCGCAGGCGTACGCCAAGCACGAGGCGAATGCCACGCTGCTCACCGGGGCGTTGACCGGCCGCAGTGCGGACGCGCTGAGCTGCACGGTGAGCCACCCCGTGGACAGCCCGGGGCCGGACGGCGCGGCGAAGGTCAGGGAGAAGCTGGTGCGGGAATTCGGGCCCGAGGTGCTGCCGCGGACGGTGGGCGCCGGTGGGCGGTCCGCGACGTCGGGGCGGAGCGTGACGGTGCCGGTGCAGCCCGACGGGTTCCGCACGGCGGCCGAGGGCGACACCGTGCAGCGCGGCTGGCAGTTGGCGAACTGGGCGCTGGCGCACGCCACCGACCTGCACATCGAGCAGATCTCCTATGCCGGGCGGACGTGGACGGCGGCCGACTCGGGCAAGGGCTGGCAGGGCCCGGCGGCGCCCGACGGCGCGGCGGAGTCGGTGCGGATCGTCACCGCGCGCTAG
- a CDS encoding ATP-binding protein, translated as MSLPVTRRIARAALLVAAGAAPVVTAAGSASAVDLPPKGNELGGLSTLDSANTSKTLDNTARTGVGVVNATGNEAARTLAPALVKTLGPVVEQAAPVTKDTAHKAGDVARPVVRDGVSTDALAAEVAKRLLDSPDGLLKPAAGLLGGLPLGGR; from the coding sequence ATGTCCCTCCCCGTTACGCGTCGGATCGCCCGAGCCGCCCTGCTGGTCGCAGCGGGCGCCGCTCCCGTGGTCACTGCGGCCGGATCCGCGAGCGCCGTGGACCTGCCGCCCAAGGGCAACGAGCTGGGCGGACTGAGCACGCTGGACTCCGCGAACACCAGCAAGACTCTGGACAACACCGCCCGGACCGGCGTCGGCGTGGTCAACGCGACGGGCAACGAGGCCGCGCGCACCCTCGCGCCGGCGCTGGTGAAGACCCTGGGTCCGGTCGTCGAGCAGGCCGCCCCGGTCACCAAGGACACCGCCCACAAGGCGGGGGACGTGGCCCGCCCGGTCGTGAGGGACGGGGTCTCGACCGACGCGCTCGCCGCCGAGGTGGCCAAGCGTCTGCTGGACTCGCCCGACGGGCTGCTCAAGCCGGCCGCCGGCCTGCTCGGCGGGCTGCCGCTCGGCGGCCGGTGA
- the dapC gene encoding succinyldiaminopimelate transaminase: MGAVSPRQSLRERLPAFPWDRLEPYKATAAAHADGIVDLSVGTPVDPVPALVQQALTDAANSPGYPTVWGTPALRDALTGWAADRLGAPDLAHPNVLPVVGSKELVAWLPTQLGLGAGDKVAYPRLAYPTYEVGARLAGAEPVAYDEPTALDPAGLKLLWLNSPSNPTGRVLTVDELRRTVAWAREHGVLVVSDECYLELGWDAEPVSVLHPDVCDGSYEGLVAVHSLSKRSNLAGYRSAFLLGDSAVLGDLLQIRKHSGMMMAAPVQAATVAALGDTAHVAEQRERYARRRAALRTAFEAAGFRIEHSEASLYLWATRDEPCWDTVGDLAKRGILVAPGEFYGAAGGRFVRIAFTATDERVAAAVRRLSGS, from the coding sequence GTGGGCGCAGTCTCCCCCCGCCAGTCGCTTCGCGAGCGTCTTCCCGCTTTCCCCTGGGACCGCCTGGAGCCGTACAAGGCGACCGCCGCCGCGCACGCCGACGGCATCGTCGACCTCTCCGTCGGCACCCCGGTCGACCCGGTGCCCGCGCTGGTCCAGCAGGCGCTCACCGACGCCGCCAACAGCCCCGGTTACCCGACGGTGTGGGGCACCCCCGCGCTCCGGGACGCGCTCACCGGCTGGGCCGCCGACCGCCTCGGCGCCCCCGACCTCGCCCACCCCAACGTGCTCCCGGTCGTCGGCTCCAAGGAGCTCGTCGCCTGGCTGCCGACCCAACTGGGCCTGGGCGCCGGCGACAAGGTCGCCTACCCGCGGCTGGCCTACCCCACCTACGAGGTAGGCGCCCGCCTGGCCGGCGCCGAGCCGGTCGCCTACGACGAGCCGACCGCCCTCGACCCGGCCGGCCTGAAGCTGCTCTGGCTCAACTCCCCTTCCAACCCCACCGGTCGGGTGCTCACCGTCGACGAGCTGCGCCGCACCGTCGCCTGGGCCCGCGAGCACGGCGTGCTGGTCGTCAGCGACGAGTGCTACCTCGAACTGGGATGGGACGCCGAGCCGGTCTCCGTCCTGCACCCGGACGTCTGCGACGGCTCCTATGAGGGCCTCGTCGCCGTCCACTCGCTCTCCAAGCGCTCCAACCTCGCCGGCTACCGCTCGGCGTTCCTGCTGGGCGACTCCGCGGTCCTCGGCGACCTGCTCCAGATCCGCAAGCACAGCGGCATGATGATGGCCGCGCCGGTCCAGGCCGCCACCGTCGCGGCGCTCGGCGACACCGCCCACGTCGCCGAGCAGCGCGAGCGCTACGCCCGCCGGCGGGCCGCGCTGCGCACCGCCTTCGAGGCCGCGGGCTTCCGCATCGAGCACAGCGAGGCGTCGCTCTACCTCTGGGCGACCCGCGACGAGCCCTGCTGGGACACCGTCGGCGACCTCGCCAAGCGCGGCATCCTGGTCGCCCCCGGCGAGTTCTACGGCGCCGCGGGCGGGCGCTTCGTCCGGATCGCCTTCACCGCCACCGACGAGCGCGTGGCGGCCGCGGTGCGCCGGCTGTCCGGGAGTTGA
- the fdxA gene encoding ferredoxin, whose product MTYVIAQPCVDVKDKACIEECPVDCIYEGSRSLYIHPDECVDCGACEPVCPVEAIFYEDDTPEEWKDYYKANVEFFDELGSPGGASKLGLIERDHPFIAALPPQNQDH is encoded by the coding sequence GTGACCTACGTCATCGCGCAGCCTTGTGTCGACGTCAAGGACAAGGCATGCATCGAGGAGTGCCCCGTCGACTGCATCTACGAGGGCTCCCGGTCCTTGTACATCCACCCGGACGAATGCGTCGACTGTGGTGCCTGTGAGCCGGTCTGCCCGGTCGAGGCGATCTTCTACGAGGACGACACCCCGGAAGAGTGGAAGGACTACTACAAGGCGAACGTGGAGTTCTTCGACGAGCTCGGCTCCCCGGGCGGTGCCAGCAAGCTCGGCCTGATCGAGCGCGACCACCCGTTCATCGCCGCCCTGCCGCCGCAGAACCAGGACCACTGA
- a CDS encoding GNAT family N-acetyltransferase, translated as MEFLAGGRAEVRITHADVGKRVSVRRLTGAGAGAGAFTDAVGVLTSWDDGVLSITRRSGECVRIDESSLVAGKVVPAAPARRRGPAASVRELQEVAARGWPAVETERLGEWTLRASGGFTRRANSVVPLGDPGVPLDEALARVTRWYADRGLPALFTVATGRADADEHLAAELATRGWRDEAHTSVRTAALAPLADTAADTSRVLLSRQPDADWLGLYNRAGTPTADALAVLTGGPSVWFARVPAPDGGTEAIGRLAVDGRWAGFAAVETAPARRRRGLAKLVMAALAERALAEGASAAYLQVEADNAGALALYDGLGFTEHHGYHYRRGPAAGATGV; from the coding sequence ATGGAATTCCTCGCCGGCGGTCGCGCGGAAGTCCGCATCACCCATGCTGACGTGGGCAAAAGGGTATCCGTCCGGCGTCTGACCGGGGCCGGTGCGGGGGCTGGGGCGTTCACGGACGCGGTCGGCGTTCTCACATCATGGGACGACGGTGTGCTGAGCATCACACGGCGCAGCGGCGAGTGCGTACGGATCGATGAATCTTCGCTGGTGGCGGGCAAGGTGGTGCCCGCGGCGCCGGCCCGGAGGAGGGGTCCGGCGGCCTCGGTGCGCGAGCTCCAGGAGGTCGCGGCCCGTGGCTGGCCGGCCGTTGAGACGGAACGTCTCGGAGAGTGGACGCTGCGGGCCTCCGGGGGCTTCACCCGGCGCGCCAATTCCGTTGTGCCGCTCGGTGACCCCGGTGTCCCGTTGGACGAGGCGCTGGCCCGGGTCACCCGGTGGTACGCAGACCGCGGGCTGCCCGCCCTGTTCACCGTCGCCACCGGGCGGGCCGACGCCGACGAGCACCTGGCCGCCGAACTGGCCACCCGCGGCTGGCGCGACGAGGCGCACACCTCGGTGCGGACCGCGGCGCTGGCACCGCTGGCGGACACCGCCGCGGACACCTCACGGGTGCTGCTCTCCCGGCAGCCGGACGCCGACTGGCTGGGCCTGTACAACCGGGCCGGGACGCCCACCGCGGACGCGCTGGCGGTGCTGACCGGCGGCCCGTCGGTCTGGTTCGCGCGGGTGCCGGCGCCGGACGGGGGCACCGAGGCGATCGGTCGGCTGGCCGTCGACGGGCGCTGGGCGGGCTTCGCGGCGGTGGAGACCGCCCCCGCGCGGCGGCGCCGGGGGCTGGCGAAACTGGTGATGGCGGCGCTCGCCGAGCGGGCCCTCGCCGAGGGCGCCTCCGCGGCGTACCTCCAGGTCGAGGCGGACAACGCGGGCGCGCTGGCACTGTACGACGGGCTCGGGTTCACCGAGCACCACGGCTATCACTACCGGCGCGGCCCGGCCGCCGGCGCGACCGGGGTCTGA
- a CDS encoding transglutaminase-like domain-containing protein: MGERAERGGEPGRDAARDERRRQFAAAAREERPDLALLCLLIGAEADPSLGEAGIDAAQIELDRLAGALPYAPAGGPGAWARNLAELLGTRHGFGGSASDYRRLASSLLHEVVRRRHGLPILLSVVWMEVARRAGAPVYGVALPGHFVVGLGDPAGRHVLADPFEGGRLLTDQDAAMLVAGATGEALTPGMLAPAGPLEIVQRILNNIRAWAQARPEHSAVHLWALDLSLLLPSHPARLRHERARLLVQRGEFLAGAAELEEYAQVLEPVQPAAATALRQEAAAARARLN, from the coding sequence ATGGGTGAGCGAGCGGAGCGCGGCGGGGAGCCGGGGCGGGACGCGGCGCGCGACGAACGGCGGCGGCAGTTCGCGGCGGCGGCCCGCGAGGAGCGGCCCGACCTCGCCCTGCTGTGCCTGCTGATCGGCGCCGAGGCCGACCCGTCCCTGGGCGAGGCCGGCATCGACGCGGCGCAGATCGAACTGGACCGGCTGGCCGGCGCGCTGCCCTACGCCCCGGCCGGCGGCCCCGGCGCCTGGGCCCGCAACCTCGCCGAACTGCTGGGCACCCGGCACGGTTTCGGGGGCTCGGCCAGCGACTACCGGCGACTCGCGTCGTCGCTGCTGCACGAGGTGGTGCGGCGGCGGCACGGCCTGCCGATCCTGCTGTCGGTGGTCTGGATGGAGGTCGCCCGGCGGGCCGGGGCGCCGGTCTACGGAGTGGCGCTGCCGGGCCACTTCGTCGTCGGGCTGGGGGATCCGGCCGGGCGGCACGTGCTGGCCGACCCGTTCGAGGGCGGGCGGCTGCTCACCGACCAGGACGCGGCGATGCTCGTCGCGGGGGCCACCGGCGAGGCGCTGACGCCGGGGATGCTCGCGCCGGCCGGCCCGTTGGAGATCGTCCAGCGGATCCTCAACAACATCCGGGCCTGGGCGCAGGCCCGCCCGGAGCACAGCGCGGTCCACCTGTGGGCGCTGGACCTGTCGTTGCTGCTGCCCAGCCATCCGGCGCGGCTGCGTCACGAGCGCGCCCGGCTCCTGGTGCAGCGGGGCGAATTCCTGGCCGGGGCAGCCGAGTTGGAGGAGTACGCGCAGGTGTTGGAGCCGGTCCAGCCGGCGGCCGCGACCGCTCTGCGGCAGGAGGCGGCGGCGGCCCGGGCCCGGCTCAACTGA